The region AGAATCCTCTGGATTTTCTTTGGTCGCTTCTAATACATATGAAAAAAATTCTGTAGATGGTTTTTCAAACCCCACCTCTTCCGAAGTGATGAGTGTGAAACGAAATGAATCTGGTAAAAAAGAAGAAACTTTTAATAACTGGGTTCTTAAAGTTTCATTCGTTGTCAAAAATACAGGAACTTTTTTCGATAAGTCCACAAGTTTCGGAAATAGTTTGGTTTGGTAGATTTCTTTTTTTGATTCTGTTTTCAAATAAGATAAAAAATGGAAGTGGTATCTTTCCTCCATCCATAAAACATCAACGATGTCTTTTGTTTGAAAACCGCTGATTGCCAATGATTCAGGATCATTTGTATGATTGGTTCCAATGGCTGAATGTTTGACAACATCCATCATCAATTTAAAACATAATAGGCGAAGCCGATTCGAACTATGACCTTCGAGTTGGTTTTTTACTTTTTTCCTAGCCGATTCATACAAAGAAAAAAAATCTCCACCTAACTTTCGCTCCTTCCAATCCTTGGCACATTCACCAATGGCAAAATCGTACGCAGGTTTCGAAGGTAAAAGAGTATTGTCCAGATCCAAAAACAAAGCCATATCCGAAAAGAAAACTTGGGACAAACATTCTGTCAACGGTTTGGTTGATAAATAATTACTTGTATCTCTTACAAACTCCCTCTAGAGTTTCGCCATGATTTCTCTATCATCCATTTTGGCAGTTTTATTCCTCGTCCTTGGGCTCATCTTATCTCTCTATGGAGTTTGGACTTGGTCTGATCCTATGTATGAAAAATCCCTAGGTTGGAATCTAAATTTGGTTTGGGGAGGGGTGGTGTTTTTTGTGGGGATTCTATTTGGGCTTGGGAACCGGATTTCTACCCGATTCCCGAAAGAACCAAATCTTTAAACAGTAACTCTTTCTAAAACAAGTGAGAGAAAAGGAATAAAATCACCAAGTAACTCAGGGAGTTCATACTCCAAAATATCACCTGCATACACTATGTCATTTTTTTCCATGGCCGAAGCAATGTTCGAAAGTGTTTCGTTCAAACTTGTGATCACATCAGAAAGTTTTTTATCTTCAATGGCAAGGGATTGCCAATCTAGTTCCGCGTGACGAGTTTGCACAGATACGAGTGCCGACATAAGGCCCGTTAAACGACCCACAGCATCATTTAAAATTTCAGAAGCCAAATGGTCTTTTCCAGATTGGAAATTTTCATTTACCAACATAAAGTCTTTGATGACTTTTTCTTTATCTTCTACAAAACGAGAAATGATTTCAATCAGTTCACTTTCGTCCATACGCATCACAGCAAGGCGAGTGCTAAGATCCATAAGAAAAAGTTTTACATCCCGAAGGTCTTCTAAAAAAGTTTCAATGGCTTTTGTAGAATCTAAAACTTCTGATCCGTTTTGTAAGGACTCCAAAATTTCTTCTACGTTTTTACCTTTCCCCATAGGTTGGATGAGGTTTAAGTTTAAATTCAGAATTTTAGTTGTGGTACGGATCATAGATATGATCCAGGGAATTCCTTCTTTTAAATCCTCTGTTTCTTTTTCTGTCAGAGAATCACGACCAACAAGGGTGCTACCAACTTTGTCTACATAGTTGTCTACTTCCCAAAGGCCATCTTCGATCACATCCAATTCTTCACCCACAAACAAATCTAGGCGTTCGGTTTCATCCACACCCACTGCATTTAGATCGGAACGATTTAATTCTTTCCCATTAACTGTGAAATGGCGAAGATACTTTCCATTGGATTCAATCCACTTTTGAATTTCATCCAACACTTGGCCGAGGTTTGTTTCGCCATCTAATTTAGTATCTAATTGTTGTTCGTTGATATAAATATTCATCATTCCCCACCGTTCCCTCTAAACATATTATTCTGTAAATAGTTTCCAACTGATTTGTTTTTACCTACACCTTGTTCCATGTAGAGGAATCGTTGTTTCAGTTTGGCCTCAAAACTAATGAGATGAGACTCATGTTCTTTGATTTTTTTATTATTCCCTGCGACACTTTCTTCTAAAAGTTTCACCTTACTTGTGACAATTCCAGAAGCGTATTGGTTATATGGTTTTAGGATTTCAAGTAAACGAATCCCAACACCTTCTTCCATCTTCGCATCGTTATTCGGGTCAGAGGCAAATAAATCACGAACCCCATCCGGATTTTCCGAAAGGACTGAGATGAGACGTTCTTGGTCAATTTGTAAAAGTCCGTCTTGGATTTTTTCCCAGTTGGATCCCACAGCCCCGGTGGAAATTCCAATGTCTGTTAACACTCGGAATCCATTTTCTTTCGTTGCCGGATAATATGAGTTTGCTGTTGTTTTTAGAGAAGCAATGAGTCTTAGGATTGCGTTTTCACCGGCAAGGATTCCCGATTTGGATTTGTTGTCCCAAAAATCGCGCGAGATGTCTGCCGATTTAGAATCATCACTTTCTTTTTTATCAGAGATCTTTCCGTTTTTTTCAACGGATGTGACCTCTTTAGAAAACTTCATGAGTTCGTTATAAGCATCCACCCATTCTTTGATGAGGGCTGAACCTTTCGCATGATCCACATGAATTTTTAAAGTGACAGGTTTTTCTGTAACTTTGTGAACATTAAAAGAAATCCCTTCCAAAACATCAGCGATGGCATCATTTGTTTCACGAGTGATCTCCACCCCATCAATTTTGATTTTAAGATCTTTCCCTTCTTGTAAAACTTTGAGTGGTTCCGCAGTGCCTGGAGCCGGAGGTGTCACAAGAGTCACTGATTTAATTAAAACTGGTGTAGTAGCTGCATTTGACAGTATAATCGCTGTTAAATTTTTATCACTAGCGTTGTCACCAGCTAAAAAAATATATTTGGATTCTGTTTTAGTAATGGGCAGGAATTTGTTTCGAACACTTCCTTCCTTTTCAAATCCAATTCCCATCTCCATCACAGCAGGAGCTTCTCCCACGATTTCCACTTCCAGAAAAGCTCTTTCTTTGATTTCTGTTACTGCGACAGGAATGGAAAAGGCAGTGTCCGGTTTGATGCTGATTCCTTCTTCGGATTGGACAAGTTTCTCAGTTTCTGTTTCAGACTTTTTAAACTTGGTTTGGTCCCAAACCTTGGATTTGAGTACATCTAAAGATAATAATTGTTTTGTGTCTTCTGCACTGGCTTTGTTTTCACCAACAAGACCTGCAAGTTTCAAAATCCCATTGGGATCGGCAAACTGGAGTTCATTTTTTTTGCCAGTTTTTACAGAAGTTACGGTGAGAATGGATGAGTCTTTATCAATTTTAATGATGGAAGTGTCAGCTAGGCCACCTGCCATATTTTTGATGGAATTTGTGAGTTCACTCAGTCCCCCACCAGGAAAGGTAACTGTTTCTTTTGATTTCCCTGAATAAATTGTAAAACTACCTTCAGGAAGACGAATGTCTGTATCAACGGCAACACCAGATAACTGGTGTTTGCTTGCCATTTCTGTAATTTCCAAAGCTCGGTTTCCGGACTTGGCAGCGCGAGAGGCTTCCCCTGTAATCACCCCTTCTTCCGAAGAAGATACCGATTTTGTCGCAAAAGGTGCGGTAAAGGAAACGAGGGCACGGCTTTTGGTTTGGAGATTTGTGGTTAGGTTTTTCACCTCACCCCAAATTTGCACCTGCGCTTTGGAATATTCGTTTTCGGTTTCCCACCGTTTGATGGGCCGACGTTCGAGTTCGACCAGTTTTTTAACGATATCGTTTGTATTTTGCCCAGTCATCAGACCCGGCATAGTGTATGCTGGCATATCGTCCTAAATCCCTCTGAATCTAATGTCGTCGATTTCTACAAAAGGATTAGGAATTTACAGAATTTTTTCCTTCCCAAATCCTAGAATTATGACTGCTAGCCCTACAGAAAAAATAGAACTGGGGAACCAAAATATCTTCTTCGACCGCGAACTTTCCTGGGTCGACTTCAACCACCGCGTTTTGGAAGAATCCTTCGATAAGGAAAACCCCCTTCTAGAACGCCTTAAATTTCTTTGTATCACTGAATCCAATTTGGATGAGTTTTTTATGGTTCGGGTTGCGGGCCTACTCAATTTAAAATCAGCAGGAATCGAAGAACGAAGCCTCAATGGCAAACGCACCTCCGAAACTTTGGCGGAACTTTATTCCAAAGTGGGTTTATTTGTCAAAAGACAATACGAAGCCTTAGGAGAGATCCTTGTTGAATTAAAAGAAAACAAGATTGTTGTAGTGCAAGATCCCAGTGAACTTGCTGGTGATGACATTCAGTTTGTAAAAAATTATTATAAACGAGAAGTGTCTTCCATCCTCACACCACTGGCAATTGATCCATCCCATCCTTTTCCCCACATTCTCAATCGGACTTTGAATTTGGGGATCACTCTGTATTCGGATGATGACAAAAACAAAGCAAAAGAATTATTTGCGATTGTCCAAGTGCCAAGTGTTCTCCCTCGATTTTTACAACTACCTCCAAACAAAGAATCCGATGTCAGAAGGTATTTTCCATTAGAAGAGATCATCAAACTCCATTTAGGTGACCTTTTTTATGGAATGCATGTAAAACAAATCCATACATTTAAAATTGTACGTGATGCTGACATTTCCATCAACGAAGAACAAAATATAGGCGATTTACTCGCCACAATGAAAAACGAATTAAAAAACCGGATGTGGGGTGATGCCGTTCGTTTGGATGTTCATTCCGGTGCTGGACATATCAAAGAACTATTACAAGGGCTTTTAGAACTAGAAGAATACCAAGTAATGGAAATTCCCACCTTACTTAGCTTAAACGATTTGATGTTTTTCCAAGGATTAGAAAAAACAAGTCACTTAAAATATTCTTACCCTGTTCCCAAATCTGGATTTGCTGCCAAAAAAAGTGAATCTATCTTTTCTGAAATTCGTAAAAACGATCACCTCCTCCATCATCCTTACGAAAGTTTTAAATCAATCGAAGATATGTTAAAGATCGCAAGCCAAGACCCTAAAGTTTTGGCGATCAAAATGACTTTGTATAGGACTTCCGGAGATTCTCCCATCATCCAATATTTAGGCGAAGCTGCCGAAAACGGAAAACAGGTTACCGTACTTGTAGAACTCAAAGCAAGGTTTGATGAAGAAAGAAACATTCGTTGGGCAAAAAAATTAGAAGATAGTGGTGTGCATGTTGTCTACGGTGTCGTAGGACTCAAAATCCATTGTAAGATGTTACTCATCGTACGCAGAGAAGATGACAAACTCAATCGCTATGTCCACTTAGGAACAGGAAATTATAACTCGACCACTGCTAGGTTTTATACAGATTTAAGTTTATTCACTGCAAATCCTGAAATCACTGAAGATGTGGCGATTCTTTTTAATACCATCACAAGTTCAGGAAAGATGCCAAGGCTTTCGAAAATCTATGCAGCTCCTACCTTTTTAAAAGAAGAGTTTCTTCATCTCATCCAAAGAGAAACAGACAACGCAAAAAATGGAAAACAAGCTCGTGTCATTTTCAAAATGAACTCACTTGTGGATCCAGATATCATTTTGAAACTGTATGAAGCCTCACAAGCCGGGGTTAAAATTGATTTAATCATTCGTGGGATATGTTGCCTGCGGCCCGGAATTCCGGGGGTTTCTGATCGAATCAATGTGCGTTCCATTGTGGGAAGATACCTAGAACACTCAAGGATCTATAGTTTTGAAAACGGTGGAAAACCAGAAGTATATTTGGCATCGGCGGATTGTATGCCAAGAAACTTCCTTCGCCGAATCGAAGTTATGTTTCCAATTTTACAAGACAAACATAAAAAAAGGATCGGGAAAATTCTCGAACTCCTACTCCGCGACAATACACAAGCTCGTGTTTTAGAATCAGATGGATCTTATACACGTTTGGCACCGGGGGATGATGATCCGGCGGTAAACTCTCAAATTGATATGGTAGATATTTAAAGGACAATAATGGATTTTACAAAAACAAAAACTGATTTAAGCCAACTCATTGGTGATAAAAAAGTCATTTTAAAAAATGACGGAACTATGGACGAAGCCTTATTTAATTCTTACGGAACAGACAGAACCAAAGTTTATCCACCCAATTACCAAGTTTTAGTTTTTCCAGAAAACACAGAAGATGTCGCAAACATTGTTACTTATGCTTATAAAAACGAAATTGCCATAGTTCCTTCTGGGGGACGAACCGGTTATGCTGGTGGCGCTGTTGCTAAAAATGGGGAAATCGTCATTTCTCTATCTAAAATGAACCAAGTAGTTGACTTTGATCCTTTTCTCGGCACCTTACACGTACAAGCTGGCATGATCACAAAAAACCTGCACAAAGAAGCCGAAGAACGTGGTTTTTATTTTCCGGTAGATTTTGCAGCCACAGGCTCAAGCCATATCGGCGGAAACATAGCTACCAATGCCGGCGGTGTGCGTGTTGTCCATTATGGACTCGTTCGTGATTGGGTTCTCGGTCTCACCGTTGTCAACGGCAAAGGGGAAGTTTACCGATTTAACGGAGAAATTTTAAAGAATAATACTGGATATGACCTCAAACACCTGTTTATCGGTTCGGAAGGGACACTCGGAATCATTACAGAAGCAGTTGTCAAACTTACAAAACCTCCTAAAGACATCCGTGTTATTTTCCTCGCTGTGCCCGAATACAAAAACATTTTAGAAATCTTCAGAGAAACACATAACTTTGATTTACCACTACTCGCTTTCGAGTTTTTAACAGATTATTGTTTGGACAAAGTCAAAGAACACTTAGGAGTTCCTGATCCATTCCAATCACCTAGCAAATATTATGTTCTTATGGAATTTGAAGTGGGTGGCGAAACAGACGAAGAAAAACTTTATTCCATTTTAGAATCCATCACAGAAAAAGAACTCATCACCGATGGTTCCATTGCGCAGAACTCACGCCAAAACGAAACATTTTGGAAATATAGAGAAGGGATTTCTGAATCACTGTCTCTTGCCTATACAGTTCATAAAAATGATATCTCTCTTCCACTTCGCAATATGGAAGCATTCCTAGATGAGATGACGGCCCTACTCACAAACAAATACCAAGGATTTCATATTGCCCTTTTTGGCCATATCGGCGATGGGAACCTCCACCTAAATATTGTTAAACCAAAGGATCTTTCCGATGCTGAGTTTTTTTCGAGGTGCAAACAAGTAGATCCAGAAATGTTCACCCTCATCCAAAAGTTCAAAGGATCCATCTCTGCAGAACACGGGATTGGGCTTTTGAAAAAGGATTACTTGAGTTTTTCCAGATCCGAGTCAGAAATCGACACCATGCGGGCCATTAAATTGGCATTTGACCCCAAAGGGATTCTCAACCCTGGCAAAGTGCTCTAATTCCGGGCAAAGGCAGATCTTCCGGAACAATCTGGTCGATTTGCCTATTTTCTAAGCACGGGTTGAAAAAAAATGCTAGATTTTAATCAGAGTCCGTCTATACTGTAACTATGTTCAGGAAAGTGATCAAAATATTTGGGATATCTCTTCTCACACTCTCCTTGGGCAGTGCCTTTCTTTCAGAAGAAAACGTACTCATTCGCACTCGCGGGGCAAAATCCACCCGAGTCGGAGGGAAGAGCCAACTCACTGGCTCCCTTACTGTTGCGATCAACAAATCTTCTTCTGAAGAATCCTCTGGTACAAAAGATCTAGAAGATGTACTTACATGGAGTGGAAAAGGTCAGGCATCACTGCTGACTTCTCCTCTAACACATAACAAAAATCTCCATTCTTCTTTTATTTCTGGGCTTCTTGCCTCCCGTTACCTGAGTTTACCTCCACCCGTTTAACTCCTCTCTATCTCTTAAACCTGTGTCCCGTGAGGGACACAGGATGTTTTTATATTCTAAACATTTTATACAATTTGTTTCTCATTTGCCAAAGACTCTTAGCGACTGCTCCAGGGAATTCCTGACTCTGGGCAGTCTTTTTTTTGAGAAAACTTCCGTCTCATTCGAATATATTCATCAACATGAACAATGTGTGAGAATCACTAGGCATTAGAAGTATTTTAGAATTGAGTACCTAGATCAAAATGAATGAGTGGACAATATGAAGGCAAACTGGTCTGCAAAGCTGATAGCATTCCTTTTAACGGTGACCATTGGGTTTCCGTTGGATGGTACGTCAGACACAGTTTCCGATTATCTAGAATCAAATCTCCACCAGATAAAAAAATCATATTCTGATTCGCTAGAAACTCCTGAAAACACGGAAATCAATGATCCACGCATTTCTGCGATTGATGATTCCGCTACTTTAAGTCGTTCTAGAGCTGATTTTTTAGATTTTTTTAATGAAAGTAAGTCCGACATTCTTTCGGAATCACTTTTAATATCTTATGTTGATTTAATTTCAGATGGAAAATTTGTTCCGAATTTACTTTCTTATCTTCTCTTAAATATTCCCCCTCCTATTTCCTTCGTTTAATCTATTTCAGCGTTAGCTGATGTAACACAGGTATGTCCTTATCGTTAGTAAGGATCAAGTTGTACCTACGTTTTCTTTTTTCAATTTTAGTATGTTTGGTAATTTATGAGTTTTTATAACAGAATCGGTATCTACCTCTTTCTTGTGTTTTCGACTTCCTACCTATGGGGGGAAACTAGAATTGCACAAGCAAGTGAAGCACTCAAAAGGCAACTATCGGATGAAAATCCAAGGTCTTCCTTAGGCTCCAGTCTTTATCCTGACGACCAAAGGTATACAAAGGAAATAGACTTAGAATCTGCTGAAACCTTGTTATGGAAAAACAACCTTTTACTCATTGCTGCTCGCTTTCAAATTGATGTAAAAAAAGCCGGAATCTTACAAGCAGGGCTCTATGCGAATCCGAACATCGCCATTGACCAAAGTATTTTTGCAGAACCAACACAAAGGTATTTTGATACAACTAGATCAGGCCAATCGGTAGTCCAAATCCAACAAGTATTTTTGCTTGGGGGAAAAATTGACAAACGTGTCAAAGTAGCAGAACTCAATGCAAAGATCTCCGAACAAGAGTTCTATGATCTAACTCGAGCGGTCATTACCAAACTAAGAAGAACCTTTTATACTATATATTTTTACAAAAAGGCAGTTGTATTTTATGACCAAAGTATTGCCTCAATTGAAAAAACAGTAGATTCGTCTGAACTTGCATACAAAAGACGAGCCCTCCTCCAAGCAGAACATTTAAGATTAAAGGCCCTTTTGTTTTTCTTAAAAAAGGAAAGAGAGGATCTTGCTATAAAAGTTTATGAAAAAGAAGCAGATCTAAAGATTCTTTTGAATGATGATTTGTATCGCGATGCAAGAGTCGAATTTAATCCTACGGTGAACGAAACTCATTTAGATTCCATTGTTCCTAATCAAGCCAAGTTAGAAGATTTGGTTGAGATTGCTCGTGAAAACCGACCTGACCTAAAAAAAGCACTCCAATCATTACGATTTGAAGAAGCCAATTTAGAACTTCAATATGCAAATGCGATTCCTGATTTGTCCTTTGGACCAGTTTATAACCGTGGTGGAACAGCTTTCCAAAACTATTGGGGAGTCACTGCACAACTTAGTGTTCCACTCTTTGACAGAAACCAAGGAAATATCCAAGCTGCGGAAAAAGCAATCCTTGTCCGCAAACAAGAGTTAAAGAATAACATCCTCGAAGTTGAAAACGAAGTTGCCGTAGCTTACCAATCAGCACGGATCAAAGATGCACTTTATAAAAGATTTAGTAATGCTTATATTAAAGATTATGGAAGTTTATCTTTAGATATGATTATGAGCTACGAAAAGAAATACATAACCATCTTAGAATTCGCAGACTTCTTTGAAACATACCGTTCAAGTATTGTTGAAATGTTAAAACTCCAAACAGATCGAATGGAAGCCATTGAAAATGTAAATTACGCTGTGGGTAAAGGTATCTTTATCCCAAAATCTGAAAACCAAACCAATCCTAAAACTGAGGAATAAAATGTTAATTACCTTAAAATCTTTAAACCAAAAGGCAAAAATCCTCCTAATTTCAGGAGTGGCTCTTGTAGTCATCGCTGTTCTATTTATGATTTTTTCCAAACCGGCAAAACCAGCTCATAAACATCCTGAAAAAGCAGAAGTTTTTGATAATGGTCTTCGTATCGAATTTAAACCGAATAGTCCTGGTTTAGACATCGTAAAATCAACTGCAATTGGCGGTGGCGGAGAATTTGTAAGTTTAGAAGCACCGGCAAGGCTCATTGCATCCACTTCTCCTTCGGTAAGTAATGGTGCTCGTATCATTCTTTTCGAATCAGCAGAGTTAAACGATCTTTATGTTGGATATGTTCATGCAAAAAACAAACTTCATAGATCCAATAAGAACTTAAACCGAATCAAAGATATGTTTGTGCACCGAGTGGCAACGGAGAAAGACTTAGTCGAATCAGAAACAGATTCAGGTAACGATGCGGCAGAACTTGCAGAATTTGAAGGAAAACTCAGAGCCCAAGGTTTAAATCCAAGCGAACTTAGCACCGCAGGTAGCTTAAAAGCATGGATCATCACAGATGTTCCTGAATCACAAATTTCTACCTTACGCAAAGGGAAAAAAGTAAAAGTAGTTTTTGCTTCCTTCCCAGACGAAGAGTTTATAGGAACTGCTGAAGCAATCGGTGATAACGTAGACCCACTGACAAGAACTGCAAAAATGAGAATCATCGTAGTGAATGAAAAGTATAGATTGAAACCAGGGATGTTTGGAGTTGTCAAATTCCCAGAACAAACTGGTGGAGA is a window of Leptospira kanakyensis DNA encoding:
- the fliD gene encoding flagellar filament capping protein FliD, whose product is MPAYTMPGLMTGQNTNDIVKKLVELERRPIKRWETENEYSKAQVQIWGEVKNLTTNLQTKSRALVSFTAPFATKSVSSSEEGVITGEASRAAKSGNRALEITEMASKHQLSGVAVDTDIRLPEGSFTIYSGKSKETVTFPGGGLSELTNSIKNMAGGLADTSIIKIDKDSSILTVTSVKTGKKNELQFADPNGILKLAGLVGENKASAEDTKQLLSLDVLKSKVWDQTKFKKSETETEKLVQSEEGISIKPDTAFSIPVAVTEIKERAFLEVEIVGEAPAVMEMGIGFEKEGSVRNKFLPITKTESKYIFLAGDNASDKNLTAIILSNAATTPVLIKSVTLVTPPAPGTAEPLKVLQEGKDLKIKIDGVEITRETNDAIADVLEGISFNVHKVTEKPVTLKIHVDHAKGSALIKEWVDAYNELMKFSKEVTSVEKNGKISDKKESDDSKSADISRDFWDNKSKSGILAGENAILRLIASLKTTANSYYPATKENGFRVLTDIGISTGAVGSNWEKIQDGLLQIDQERLISVLSENPDGVRDLFASDPNNDAKMEEGVGIRLLEILKPYNQYASGIVTSKVKLLEESVAGNNKKIKEHESHLISFEAKLKQRFLYMEQGVGKNKSVGNYLQNNMFRGNGGE
- a CDS encoding HAD family hydrolase, whose protein sequence is MALFLDLDNTLLPSKPAYDFAIGECAKDWKERKLGGDFFSLYESARKKVKNQLEGHSSNRLRLLCFKLMMDVVKHSAIGTNHTNDPESLAISGFQTKDIVDVLWMEERYHFHFLSYLKTESKKEIYQTKLFPKLVDLSKKVPVFLTTNETLRTQLLKVSSFLPDSFRFTLITSEEVGFEKPSTEFFSYVLEATKENPEDSILLGDNWEDDVLGANRHGIASIHIPEMWGQGADLAEYVSETPAPIWTAPSTVTALNFAELWLHKRQK
- a CDS encoding efflux RND transporter periplasmic adaptor subunit, producing MLITLKSLNQKAKILLISGVALVVIAVLFMIFSKPAKPAHKHPEKAEVFDNGLRIEFKPNSPGLDIVKSTAIGGGGEFVSLEAPARLIASTSPSVSNGARIILFESAELNDLYVGYVHAKNKLHRSNKNLNRIKDMFVHRVATEKDLVESETDSGNDAAELAEFEGKLRAQGLNPSELSTAGSLKAWIITDVPESQISTLRKGKKVKVVFASFPDEEFIGTAEAIGDNVDPLTRTAKMRIIVVNEKYRLKPGMFGVVKFPEQTGGDSVVLPYTAIVTVEGKNYVFVEEKPLTFKRREVVLGISTKERVNIIQGLEPGEKVVVQGSILLKGLSFGF
- the ppk1 gene encoding polyphosphate kinase 1 yields the protein MSSISTKGLGIYRIFSFPNPRIMTASPTEKIELGNQNIFFDRELSWVDFNHRVLEESFDKENPLLERLKFLCITESNLDEFFMVRVAGLLNLKSAGIEERSLNGKRTSETLAELYSKVGLFVKRQYEALGEILVELKENKIVVVQDPSELAGDDIQFVKNYYKREVSSILTPLAIDPSHPFPHILNRTLNLGITLYSDDDKNKAKELFAIVQVPSVLPRFLQLPPNKESDVRRYFPLEEIIKLHLGDLFYGMHVKQIHTFKIVRDADISINEEQNIGDLLATMKNELKNRMWGDAVRLDVHSGAGHIKELLQGLLELEEYQVMEIPTLLSLNDLMFFQGLEKTSHLKYSYPVPKSGFAAKKSESIFSEIRKNDHLLHHPYESFKSIEDMLKIASQDPKVLAIKMTLYRTSGDSPIIQYLGEAAENGKQVTVLVELKARFDEERNIRWAKKLEDSGVHVVYGVVGLKIHCKMLLIVRREDDKLNRYVHLGTGNYNSTTARFYTDLSLFTANPEITEDVAILFNTITSSGKMPRLSKIYAAPTFLKEEFLHLIQRETDNAKNGKQARVIFKMNSLVDPDIILKLYEASQAGVKIDLIIRGICCLRPGIPGVSDRINVRSIVGRYLEHSRIYSFENGGKPEVYLASADCMPRNFLRRIEVMFPILQDKHKKRIGKILELLLRDNTQARVLESDGSYTRLAPGDDDPAVNSQIDMVDI
- a CDS encoding FAD-binding oxidoreductase produces the protein MDFTKTKTDLSQLIGDKKVILKNDGTMDEALFNSYGTDRTKVYPPNYQVLVFPENTEDVANIVTYAYKNEIAIVPSGGRTGYAGGAVAKNGEIVISLSKMNQVVDFDPFLGTLHVQAGMITKNLHKEAEERGFYFPVDFAATGSSHIGGNIATNAGGVRVVHYGLVRDWVLGLTVVNGKGEVYRFNGEILKNNTGYDLKHLFIGSEGTLGIITEAVVKLTKPPKDIRVIFLAVPEYKNILEIFRETHNFDLPLLAFEFLTDYCLDKVKEHLGVPDPFQSPSKYYVLMEFEVGGETDEEKLYSILESITEKELITDGSIAQNSRQNETFWKYREGISESLSLAYTVHKNDISLPLRNMEAFLDEMTALLTNKYQGFHIALFGHIGDGNLHLNIVKPKDLSDAEFFSRCKQVDPEMFTLIQKFKGSISAEHGIGLLKKDYLSFSRSESEIDTMRAIKLAFDPKGILNPGKVL